A genomic region of Runella rosea contains the following coding sequences:
- a CDS encoding mandelate racemase/muconate lactonizing enzyme family protein, translating into MQRRNFLKTAVLGSTALAVGLPLYKAEAASKLKITKIRYYAAPGYNKPLFNQARGIVEIETDGGIIGIGEGGSKDMIEQCAQMLIGEDPFRIEHLWQYIYRGMFYPPGREKLHGLGALEMALWDIKGKALNVPVYELLGGATRDFVECYATGFRASKATTEEGRAQDCIAAGLRAYRIGPTGGNGTEPFDFYDNVKKTIDICKRIDAAVGGGGKWAIDLHTRFDMTDGLKICTALENLEPYFVEDIVRSENPGVYKTVRAMTKVPIAVGEQFGDRWDTNELIENRQIDYTRFTLPNTGGISEFKKIASMCETHYVGMIPHFTGPLATATLVHVLGSSSPARCLMELGGGEPERPPYFNEDFVNFKNGKLYLNDSPGLGVKFDPKKATFVMEVKEKTKFPHPILKAPDGSIHNW; encoded by the coding sequence ATGCAACGACGAAACTTCCTAAAAACAGCGGTTTTGGGCTCAACCGCGCTGGCGGTTGGGTTGCCCTTGTACAAAGCAGAGGCCGCTTCCAAACTAAAAATCACCAAGATTCGCTACTACGCAGCGCCCGGCTACAACAAACCCCTTTTTAATCAAGCCCGGGGCATTGTTGAAATAGAAACCGACGGCGGCATCATCGGCATTGGCGAAGGCGGCTCAAAAGACATGATTGAGCAATGCGCTCAGATGCTGATTGGCGAAGACCCGTTCCGTATTGAGCACCTCTGGCAGTACATTTATCGTGGCATGTTTTATCCGCCGGGCCGCGAAAAACTCCACGGACTGGGCGCGTTGGAAATGGCCCTTTGGGATATTAAAGGCAAGGCTCTGAACGTGCCCGTTTATGAACTACTGGGCGGCGCTACCCGCGATTTCGTCGAATGTTATGCAACAGGGTTTCGGGCCTCCAAAGCCACAACGGAAGAAGGCAGAGCGCAGGACTGTATCGCGGCGGGGCTGCGGGCGTATCGGATTGGCCCCACGGGCGGAAACGGTACTGAGCCTTTTGATTTTTACGATAACGTCAAGAAAACCATTGACATCTGCAAACGAATAGACGCGGCCGTGGGTGGGGGCGGTAAGTGGGCCATTGACCTGCATACCCGTTTTGACATGACCGACGGTTTGAAGATTTGTACGGCCTTGGAAAACCTCGAACCGTATTTCGTAGAAGACATCGTGCGCTCCGAAAATCCAGGGGTGTATAAAACCGTACGCGCTATGACCAAAGTGCCGATTGCGGTGGGAGAACAATTCGGCGACCGTTGGGATACCAATGAACTGATTGAAAATCGGCAGATTGACTATACCCGCTTTACCCTACCCAACACAGGTGGTATCAGTGAATTTAAGAAGATAGCGTCGATGTGCGAAACCCACTATGTGGGCATGATTCCGCATTTTACGGGCCCGTTGGCCACGGCCACACTCGTTCATGTGCTGGGATCGAGTAGTCCAGCGCGTTGTCTGATGGAACTCGGTGGCGGCGAACCAGAGCGCCCGCCGTATTTCAACGAAGATTTTGTCAACTTCAAAAATGGTAAACTGTACCTCAACGACAGCCCAGGTTTGGGTGTGAAGTTTGACCCGAAAAAAGCCACGTTTGTGATGGAAGTAAAAGAAAAAACCAAGTTCCCGCATCCCATTTTGAAAGCGCCTGACGGCTCAATTCATAACTGGTAA
- a CDS encoding LacI family DNA-binding transcriptional regulator has product MKTKKVSLKDIAQKAGVSIALVSYVMNGKEKESRVGEEIAKKIKEIAKELNYQPNHLAKSLRSGKTHTIGLIIADISNPFFANIARVVEDEAKRNGYTVIIGSCDENADKSWDLLNVLINRQVDGFIIVSSENSENQVYYLKERNIPFVLLDRHFPDIQTDFVATNNYKASYDAGVHLVKRGYQRIGLVAYKSDMFHMAERIRGYKQALKDSQIRFEVGWLKEVRFENIEKEVREAIDEITSPDQKVDALIFATYGLAINGLKYLNELRLKVPYDLGIVSFGQAEVFDLYYCPITYLRQPLELLGKTAVQYLIGKLKNPDEGMKQILMEAKLIARESSMAKSEWISEARVAGL; this is encoded by the coding sequence ATGAAAACAAAAAAGGTTTCCCTGAAAGATATAGCACAAAAGGCAGGGGTGTCTATTGCGTTGGTTTCTTACGTCATGAATGGTAAAGAGAAGGAGAGTAGGGTAGGAGAAGAAATTGCCAAAAAGATCAAAGAGATTGCCAAAGAGCTAAACTACCAGCCCAACCACCTCGCCAAGAGTTTGCGGAGTGGAAAAACGCACACAATTGGGCTGATTATTGCCGATATTTCCAACCCTTTCTTTGCCAACATTGCCCGGGTGGTGGAGGACGAAGCAAAACGGAATGGGTATACCGTCATTATCGGAAGTTGTGACGAAAACGCCGATAAATCGTGGGACTTGCTCAACGTATTGATTAATCGACAAGTCGACGGTTTTATCATTGTCTCGTCCGAAAACTCTGAGAATCAGGTTTATTATTTGAAGGAAAGAAACATTCCGTTTGTGCTGTTGGACCGACATTTTCCAGATATTCAGACGGATTTTGTGGCCACCAACAACTACAAAGCTTCCTACGATGCGGGGGTTCATTTGGTAAAAAGAGGCTATCAACGGATTGGGCTCGTCGCGTATAAGTCGGATATGTTTCATATGGCAGAACGGATACGGGGCTATAAACAGGCCCTGAAAGACAGTCAAATTCGATTTGAAGTAGGCTGGTTGAAAGAAGTTCGATTTGAAAATATTGAGAAAGAAGTCAGGGAGGCTATTGATGAAATTACGTCGCCCGACCAAAAGGTGGATGCGCTGATTTTTGCCACGTATGGCTTGGCTATCAATGGATTAAAATACCTCAATGAGTTGCGCCTCAAAGTGCCGTACGATTTAGGAATTGTGAGTTTTGGTCAGGCGGAAGTCTTTGACCTGTATTATTGCCCGATTACGTACCTGCGCCAGCCCTTAGAATTATTGGGGAAAACGGCGGTTCAGTACCTGATTGGCAAGCTGAAAAACCCCGACGAAGGAATGAAACAAATATTGATGGAAGCCAAGCTGATTGCCCGGGAATCTTCAATGGCGAAGTCGGAATGGATTTCTGAAGCTAGGGTCGCTGGTCTGTAA
- a CDS encoding enolase C-terminal domain-like protein gives MNKTDVNRRETMKMLGLGGSAGLLGLFGGVSNAQAREEKGTPSYAKAMKPIKITNVKAIATAPQGSNLIVVKVETSEPGLYGLGCATFTQRAATVIVAINTYLNEFCVGKDVDNIEDMWQAAYVSSYWRNGPVLNNALSGLDQALWDIKGKRAGMPLYQLLGGKSRFAIPCYTHANGNTPEATIESVKSIMERGFKYIRIQQGGYGAVGSTEQKPDFKAAGFGGETDNYMNERTYLKSIPKLFEAVRKGCGDEIELLHDIHERVQPMDAINMIKKLEDYRPFFIEDPFSPENMKWFKQLRASTSVPIAMGELFNNINEFVEPMVNQWFDYIRIHVSQIGGITPAMKVARLGEWFNIKTAWHGPGDVSPVGHSAHAHIDLAVWNFGIQEAVSFNEKTLSVFSGCPTMKDGYMSVNEVPGIGVDINEKEAAKYPITTKSNWQVRKFDGTIIRP, from the coding sequence ATGAATAAAACAGACGTAAACCGTCGGGAAACCATGAAAATGCTGGGCCTTGGTGGCTCTGCTGGACTCCTTGGACTTTTCGGCGGCGTATCCAACGCCCAAGCACGTGAAGAAAAAGGCACGCCATCGTACGCCAAAGCGATGAAGCCCATCAAAATCACCAATGTCAAGGCCATCGCAACGGCTCCGCAGGGTTCAAATTTGATTGTGGTCAAAGTAGAAACCTCTGAACCGGGATTGTACGGTTTGGGTTGTGCTACCTTTACCCAACGCGCAGCCACCGTGATTGTGGCCATCAACACCTACCTCAATGAGTTTTGTGTGGGAAAAGATGTGGACAATATCGAAGACATGTGGCAGGCAGCGTACGTGAGTTCTTACTGGCGCAACGGACCCGTGTTGAACAACGCCCTCAGCGGTTTGGACCAAGCGCTTTGGGACATCAAAGGTAAACGGGCGGGAATGCCGCTCTACCAATTGCTCGGTGGAAAATCACGTTTTGCGATTCCGTGCTATACGCACGCCAACGGCAATACCCCCGAGGCAACGATTGAGAGCGTAAAAAGCATCATGGAGCGCGGATTTAAGTACATCCGAATCCAGCAGGGCGGCTACGGTGCTGTAGGCAGTACCGAACAAAAACCCGATTTTAAAGCAGCAGGTTTTGGCGGAGAAACCGACAATTACATGAATGAACGGACGTATCTGAAATCCATTCCGAAATTGTTTGAAGCCGTCCGGAAAGGTTGCGGCGATGAGATAGAATTGCTGCACGACATCCATGAGCGGGTTCAGCCGATGGATGCTATCAACATGATAAAAAAATTGGAAGATTACCGTCCGTTTTTTATTGAAGATCCTTTTTCCCCCGAGAATATGAAGTGGTTTAAGCAACTGAGGGCCAGTACTTCGGTGCCGATTGCAATGGGAGAGTTGTTCAATAACATCAATGAATTTGTGGAGCCGATGGTCAACCAATGGTTTGATTACATTCGTATACACGTCTCCCAAATCGGGGGAATTACGCCCGCCATGAAAGTGGCTAGGCTGGGCGAATGGTTTAATATCAAAACGGCTTGGCACGGTCCCGGAGACGTGTCGCCCGTGGGACACTCCGCACACGCGCACATTGATTTGGCGGTTTGGAATTTTGGAATTCAGGAGGCCGTCTCATTCAACGAAAAAACACTTTCGGTCTTTTCGGGTTGCCCAACCATGAAAGACGGGTACATGTCGGTCAACGAAGTACCGGGTATCGGGGTGGATATCAACGAAAAAGAAGCCGCCAAATATCCCATTACGACCAAGTCCAACTGGCAGGTCCGGAAGTTTGACGGAACGATTATCCGCCCTTAG
- a CDS encoding SusD/RagB family nutrient-binding outer membrane lipoprotein, with the protein MRTNHLKYILGLLLTVSVMTSCDQTFDEVNTNKVDPTSLAPSLILNKAIISTTYLDGFSTLGMLCYNFGIVQQIITPYGSSLSGGNYNQVNNGNTSQVWINSYRNVVKQIVAVVDQTKSDPLQSNTYHCARIWKAYTFMILTDTYGDIPYFEAGQGYITEVISPKYDAQQAIYKDILKELDEASSALTTTQAAVTTDILYGGNVAKWKKLGYSMMLRAAMRLTKVDPATAKTYVTKAVAGGVLQSNDDNSVIRHTAIFNNYIANHLAAREKTNFYLAAPFVNFLKENNDPRLASIAVRYVGAKGGPEQVAARASTDPKVQIGMPMGYNDVTITGVLQQNGVASIWDFSQVNLNTVLKLDAPEFHITYSQVQLLLAEAAVRGWVSGAAADYYSKGIRANLEQMALYDASAAIKEDAIQTYLKANPLDPAKALEQINTQYWVAAFLDGNEAFANFRRSDFPALKKNPYPGSEIKGDFIRRMPYPDSEIVVNSGNMNEAITRQGANDMDTRVWWDKK; encoded by the coding sequence ATGAGAACGAATCATCTAAAATATATCCTGGGATTGCTCCTCACAGTGAGCGTAATGACCAGTTGTGACCAAACTTTTGACGAGGTAAATACCAACAAAGTTGATCCTACCTCATTGGCCCCTTCGTTGATACTCAATAAGGCCATCATCAGTACGACCTACCTCGACGGGTTTTCTACTTTGGGGATGTTGTGCTATAATTTCGGCATTGTCCAGCAAATCATTACACCCTACGGAAGCTCCCTTTCGGGCGGCAATTACAATCAGGTAAACAACGGGAATACTTCCCAAGTATGGATCAATTCTTACCGCAATGTGGTCAAGCAAATCGTGGCCGTGGTAGACCAGACCAAAAGCGACCCGCTGCAATCAAATACCTACCATTGTGCCCGCATTTGGAAAGCCTATACTTTTATGATTTTGACCGATACCTACGGTGATATTCCTTATTTTGAGGCGGGTCAAGGTTACATTACGGAGGTAATCAGCCCCAAATATGACGCCCAACAGGCCATTTATAAGGATATTTTAAAGGAACTCGACGAGGCATCTTCGGCCCTGACCACGACGCAGGCGGCCGTGACAACGGATATTTTGTACGGCGGCAACGTAGCTAAATGGAAAAAATTGGGGTACTCAATGATGCTGAGAGCCGCCATGCGTTTGACAAAAGTAGACCCTGCCACGGCTAAAACCTACGTGACAAAAGCAGTAGCAGGTGGCGTATTGCAGTCCAACGATGACAATTCGGTCATTCGTCACACGGCTATTTTCAACAATTACATTGCCAATCATTTGGCCGCTCGGGAAAAAACCAATTTTTATCTTGCGGCTCCTTTTGTGAATTTTTTAAAGGAGAACAATGACCCCCGTCTGGCGTCCATTGCGGTTCGGTACGTGGGAGCCAAAGGCGGCCCTGAGCAGGTAGCAGCTCGCGCCTCGACCGACCCCAAAGTCCAAATCGGAATGCCGATGGGATACAACGACGTGACCATCACGGGCGTATTGCAGCAAAATGGCGTGGCGAGCATTTGGGATTTCTCGCAGGTCAACCTCAATACCGTGCTTAAATTGGATGCCCCCGAATTTCACATCACCTATTCGCAAGTGCAGCTTTTATTGGCCGAAGCCGCCGTTCGCGGGTGGGTTTCGGGCGCCGCCGCCGACTATTACAGTAAGGGCATCAGAGCGAATTTGGAGCAAATGGCGCTGTACGATGCTTCGGCAGCCATCAAAGAAGATGCTATTCAGACCTACTTAAAGGCCAACCCGCTAGACCCCGCCAAAGCCCTTGAGCAAATCAATACCCAATATTGGGTAGCGGCCTTTTTGGACGGAAATGAAGCCTTTGCCAATTTTCGCCGCAGCGATTTTCCCGCGCTCAAGAAAAATCCGTATCCCGGTTCCGAAATCAAAGGAGATTTTATCCGCCGAATGCCGTATCCCGACAGCGAAATTGTGGTCAACTCGGGTAATATGAACGAGGCCATTACCCGTCAAGGAGCCAACGACATGGACACGCGTGTATGGTGGGATAAAAAGTAA
- a CDS encoding SusC/RagA family TonB-linked outer membrane protein has translation MKINLTSILLFLCLYQSIAFAQSIKITGKVTDQANEGIPGVNILVDGTNKGTTTDATGKYTLEAPADGQLVFSYIGYVSQTIKVNARSIIDLKMAQEEKNLNEVVVTALGIKKEAKTLGYATATVNAEEISTNRSPNVVSGLQGKMAGVNISTLSSGPGGTAKIRIRGQSSFSGQNNPLIVVNGVPIDNQNYSLGGDYGTRAANSSDGGDGLSSINPDDIETMTVLKGATAAALYGSRAKDGVVMITTKSKGTGKGFGVEYNVNYTTDTPLDFTDFQYEYGQGEGGKRPTTPNPTSGVWSFGEKFQPGMTQILFDNKTYPYEPVYNRVKQFFNVGTNLTNTVTVSNSGQNGGFSLSLANTDNKGIMANNTFNRKIINLGFTQNITKKLTASGNINYSKENNINPPQINTQDFSVSTVIFTLANSMPFDALRDNQTLPNGDEFVFSRFLVRNNPYYSLSKHFENVVRNRIFGNISLKYQVADWLYVQGRLAEDFYVRNQDYNIPNGYAPIPKAPVGYVNGSFTQDVRQNTERNLDLILGGNKNFGKIGVDFTLGGNQRYARMDYNSVTVQDFIQPNLYTVMNGRIKNPLYSLSEKKINSLFGAATISYNDYLFLNVTARNDWFSTLAPSNRSILYPSATGSFIFSQAFPNLPAWISFGKLRAAYAQVGSDNVNPYSNALFYAVDNNSFPNPSGQLVPVGGVNATVVPNKNLRPLRIKEAEAGLELKLFNNSVGLDFTYYHKITEDQILAAQVSDASSYTSKLINVGRSMNRGLEILFTISPVKTKSFRWDLSANVSYNTSKVLQLGLSEKDTVITVSSGGGRNLNQVVGKPIGQIYTFFYLRDAQGRQVFDRNSGLPLRNNTLVNVGSALPKYFGGITNTFNYKNIILSTLIDFKLGHKMIAGRNINYLRHGLSKRTLPGRAEGFVIGNGVNPNGEINQTKSAVQPFYESVNPLGINEDFVSNAGFWKLRQITLGYDFGKLLPAKFFVKGARLSAVANNVLVIKKWTENMDPEEALVSSDNGVGLDFWPGLPPTRSVGFNLNLKF, from the coding sequence ATGAAAATAAATTTAACATCCATTCTTCTCTTTTTATGTCTGTATCAAAGCATTGCTTTTGCGCAGAGTATAAAAATTACGGGTAAGGTGACTGACCAAGCCAACGAAGGAATTCCTGGCGTAAATATTCTGGTCGATGGCACCAACAAAGGCACAACCACCGACGCAACTGGCAAGTACACACTTGAGGCCCCAGCCGATGGCCAATTGGTGTTTTCTTACATTGGCTATGTGAGTCAAACCATCAAAGTAAACGCTCGCTCCATCATAGATTTAAAAATGGCCCAGGAAGAAAAAAACCTTAATGAGGTGGTGGTCACGGCCTTAGGGATAAAAAAAGAAGCTAAGACGCTAGGCTATGCCACGGCTACGGTCAATGCCGAAGAGATTTCAACCAACCGCTCGCCCAACGTGGTTAGTGGTCTTCAAGGAAAAATGGCGGGGGTAAATATCTCTACGCTTTCGTCGGGCCCAGGGGGAACGGCCAAAATCCGTATCCGGGGACAATCTTCGTTCAGTGGTCAAAACAACCCGCTTATCGTGGTCAACGGGGTGCCGATTGATAACCAAAACTACTCACTCGGCGGCGATTACGGGACGCGGGCGGCCAATAGTTCAGACGGCGGCGATGGTCTTTCTAGCATCAATCCCGACGACATTGAGACCATGACGGTGTTGAAAGGCGCAACTGCTGCGGCATTGTACGGTTCGCGGGCGAAAGACGGCGTGGTTATGATTACCACCAAAAGCAAAGGCACTGGCAAAGGTTTTGGGGTGGAATACAACGTAAATTATACCACCGATACGCCGCTGGATTTTACCGATTTTCAGTACGAATACGGTCAGGGAGAAGGTGGAAAGCGACCAACTACGCCAAATCCGACGTCGGGTGTGTGGAGTTTTGGGGAGAAATTTCAACCAGGAATGACCCAGATTTTGTTTGACAATAAAACCTACCCCTACGAGCCAGTTTACAACCGCGTAAAACAGTTTTTTAACGTGGGAACTAACCTGACAAACACCGTAACGGTCTCAAACAGTGGACAAAACGGTGGGTTTAGCTTGTCGTTGGCCAATACCGACAACAAGGGCATCATGGCAAATAATACCTTTAACCGTAAGATTATCAACCTTGGATTTACCCAAAACATCACCAAAAAACTGACAGCTTCGGGCAACATTAATTATTCAAAAGAAAACAATATCAATCCGCCCCAGATCAACACGCAGGATTTTTCGGTTTCAACGGTGATTTTTACCTTAGCCAATTCCATGCCTTTTGATGCACTCCGCGACAATCAGACCCTGCCCAACGGCGATGAGTTTGTGTTTTCACGGTTTTTGGTGCGCAATAACCCGTATTACTCACTGAGCAAACACTTCGAAAACGTAGTTCGTAACCGTATTTTTGGCAATATTTCGCTCAAATATCAGGTAGCGGATTGGCTTTATGTGCAGGGAAGATTGGCAGAAGATTTTTACGTACGTAATCAGGATTACAACATTCCAAACGGCTACGCGCCCATTCCAAAAGCGCCTGTAGGCTACGTAAATGGCTCTTTTACGCAGGATGTCAGACAAAATACGGAAAGAAACCTTGACTTGATTTTGGGAGGGAACAAGAATTTTGGGAAAATCGGGGTGGATTTTACGCTCGGAGGAAACCAACGCTACGCCCGCATGGACTACAACAGTGTGACGGTTCAGGATTTTATCCAGCCAAATCTCTATACCGTCATGAATGGTCGGATAAAAAACCCGCTTTACAGCCTGTCGGAGAAGAAGATTAATTCGCTTTTTGGGGCTGCGACCATTTCCTACAACGACTATTTATTTCTGAACGTAACGGCTCGCAATGACTGGTTTTCGACCTTAGCACCTTCAAATCGCAGTATTTTGTACCCTTCTGCCACGGGGAGTTTTATTTTTTCACAGGCATTTCCTAACCTACCGGCGTGGATATCGTTTGGCAAGTTGCGGGCTGCCTACGCCCAAGTGGGTTCTGACAACGTAAACCCTTACTCCAACGCACTGTTTTATGCCGTTGACAACAACTCCTTTCCCAATCCTTCAGGGCAGTTGGTGCCCGTGGGTGGTGTAAATGCTACCGTGGTGCCCAACAAAAACCTACGCCCGCTACGGATAAAAGAGGCCGAAGCGGGTCTGGAATTGAAGCTGTTTAATAACTCCGTAGGCCTTGATTTTACGTATTATCATAAAATTACCGAAGACCAAATTCTCGCCGCGCAAGTGTCTGATGCGTCTTCCTACACCAGTAAACTCATCAACGTGGGTCGAAGCATGAACCGGGGGCTTGAGATTTTGTTTACAATTTCACCCGTTAAAACGAAGTCTTTCCGTTGGGATTTGAGCGCCAACGTGTCTTACAATACCTCTAAAGTATTGCAATTAGGCTTGTCTGAAAAAGACACCGTCATTACAGTGAGCAGCGGCGGCGGGCGTAATTTAAACCAAGTGGTGGGTAAGCCCATTGGTCAAATTTATACGTTCTTTTACCTACGCGACGCACAAGGACGACAGGTGTTTGACAGGAATAGCGGTTTGCCTCTGCGCAACAACACCTTGGTCAATGTCGGGAGTGCGTTGCCAAAATATTTTGGGGGAATTACCAATACCTTCAATTACAAAAATATCATTTTGTCGACGTTGATTGATTTCAAATTGGGGCACAAAATGATTGCGGGGCGCAACATCAACTACCTGCGTCATGGCTTGTCTAAGCGTACTTTGCCGGGCCGCGCCGAAGGTTTTGTGATTGGCAACGGGGTGAATCCAAACGGCGAAATAAACCAAACAAAGTCGGCGGTTCAGCCTTTTTATGAATCAGTCAACCCGCTGGGAATCAACGAAGATTTTGTGTCTAATGCAGGGTTTTGGAAACTGCGTCAGATTACGTTGGGCTATGATTTTGGCAAACTTTTGCCTGCGAAATTCTTTGTAAAAGGAGCCCGCCTCAGCGCCGTTGCCAACAACGTGTTGGTCATCAAAAAATGGACCGAAAACATGGATCCAGAAGAAGCGCTGGTATCGTCCGACAATGGCGTAGGCCTTGATTTTTGGCCCGGTCTGCCGCCTACCCGCAGTGTTGGTTTCAACTTGAATTTGAAGTTTTAA